The following are encoded together in the Bacillus sp. NP157 genome:
- a CDS encoding VOC family protein — MIDHTGVTVSDFERSKAFYETVLASIGYELLAIFPASVTGRTDVAGYGEGGKADFWIYKGEPNRPPVHVAFRVTTRQQVHAFHEAALAAGGRDNGPPGPRSHYHEGYYGGFILDPDGHNIEAVFHGQARLGG, encoded by the coding sequence ATGATCGACCACACTGGCGTCACGGTAAGCGACTTCGAACGTAGCAAGGCCTTCTACGAAACGGTGCTGGCGAGCATCGGCTACGAGCTGCTCGCGATCTTCCCCGCCTCGGTGACGGGCCGTACCGACGTCGCCGGCTATGGCGAAGGTGGCAAGGCCGACTTCTGGATCTATAAGGGCGAACCGAACCGGCCGCCGGTGCACGTTGCCTTCCGCGTAACCACGCGCCAACAGGTGCATGCGTTCCATGAGGCCGCGCTGGCCGCCGGCGGCCGCGACAACGGCCCGCCGGGCCCGCGCTCGCACTACCACGAAGGCTATTACGGCGGCTTCATCCTCGACCCCGACGGCCACAACATCGAGGCCGTGTTCCACGGCCAGGCCCGCCTCGGCGGCTGA
- a CDS encoding GspH/FimT family pseudopilin — MKARGFTLLEMLVTVSIMAILLAMALPSLRGTIQKHRLRTSTDNLQSAVEYARAEAMLRATYVSVCASADGSTCSAAATYETGWLVYAHPVATTTASATYTAGTNGMLLLRVGQALNLVSARGTDGNVVTFGQQGQLEAVASRTNATQPMAFVLCAVTSGSAMPGQNTTRVPGSRIGISTYGGVAGTKLSATDTCTP; from the coding sequence GTGAAAGCGCGCGGCTTCACGCTGCTCGAGATGCTGGTCACCGTCAGCATCATGGCGATCCTTCTCGCCATGGCGCTGCCGTCGCTGCGCGGCACGATCCAGAAACACCGCTTGCGTACGTCTACGGACAACCTGCAGTCCGCCGTGGAATACGCGCGCGCCGAAGCCATGCTGCGCGCAACCTACGTCTCGGTCTGTGCCAGCGCCGACGGCAGCACGTGCTCCGCAGCCGCCACGTACGAAACCGGCTGGCTGGTGTATGCACACCCGGTAGCCACCACGACCGCCAGCGCCACGTACACCGCCGGTACCAACGGCATGCTCCTGCTCCGCGTCGGCCAGGCGCTTAACCTGGTCTCCGCGCGCGGTACCGATGGCAATGTCGTGACGTTCGGCCAGCAAGGCCAGCTGGAGGCCGTCGCGTCACGAACGAATGCGACGCAACCCATGGCCTTCGTGCTGTGTGCCGTGACCTCGGGCAGCGCGATGCCAGGGCAGAACACCACCCGCGTACCGGGCTCGCGGATCGGCATCAGCACCTACGGTGGCGTGGCCGGCACGAAGCTCTCTGCGACGGACACCTGTACGCCCTGA
- a CDS encoding prepilin-type N-terminal cleavage/methylation domain-containing protein — protein sequence MASLRTRKRGFTLIELMIAVAIVAILAALAVTQYSRYTYRARRGDGQKLLMALANAEERYFAQQNKYADVKTIGYAATTTATSDSGYYTATITVGAVNSFAAQSYVATAVPTGPQAKDTCGSLSITDTGLKSSTATTTNGTCW from the coding sequence ATGGCCAGCCTACGCACGCGCAAACGCGGCTTCACCCTGATCGAACTGATGATCGCCGTGGCGATCGTCGCCATCCTCGCCGCGCTCGCCGTGACGCAGTACAGCCGTTACACCTACCGCGCGCGGCGCGGCGATGGCCAAAAGCTGTTGATGGCATTGGCCAATGCCGAAGAACGCTACTTCGCGCAGCAGAACAAATACGCCGACGTGAAGACCATCGGCTACGCCGCCACGACAACGGCGACCTCCGATAGCGGTTATTACACGGCCACCATCACCGTGGGCGCGGTCAACAGCTTCGCGGCGCAGTCCTACGTCGCCACGGCCGTGCCGACGGGCCCCCAGGCGAAGGATACGTGCGGCTCGCTCAGCATCACCGACACGGGCCTGAAGAGCTCGACGGCAACGACGACCAACGGGACCTGCTGGTGA
- a CDS encoding pilus assembly protein, with product MKRERGAVLVLALIFLLLLTMVAISSSSRSLIQERLAGALRNAQQADWSAENALRGVEWRLFSGDASLGCYNSSNPATVSAKVTAFRQSSTWVTAGATEYQGAAVSTNYKAATTDPVMSTAVLAANPWYTVELIGQDRSPSNGNSNAREVGASGSATARFYLYRITARATGGSPNTIRVVESTFVTPNLLTCTLS from the coding sequence ATGAAACGCGAACGCGGTGCCGTGCTGGTCCTCGCACTCATCTTCCTGTTGCTGCTGACCATGGTGGCTATAAGCAGCTCCAGCCGGTCGTTGATCCAGGAACGCCTCGCCGGTGCCTTGCGCAACGCGCAGCAGGCGGACTGGTCGGCCGAAAATGCCTTGCGCGGCGTGGAGTGGCGGCTGTTTTCCGGCGATGCCAGCCTGGGCTGCTACAACTCCAGCAACCCGGCCACGGTGAGCGCGAAGGTCACCGCGTTCCGGCAGTCCTCGACCTGGGTCACGGCGGGTGCGACGGAATACCAGGGCGCGGCGGTGAGCACGAATTACAAGGCCGCCACGACCGATCCGGTGATGAGCACGGCCGTGCTCGCCGCCAACCCCTGGTACACGGTGGAGCTGATCGGCCAGGACCGCTCGCCGAGCAATGGCAACAGCAATGCGAGGGAAGTCGGTGCGAGCGGCAGCGCCACGGCGCGGTTCTATCTCTATCGGATAACCGCGCGCGCCACCGGCGGAAGCCCGAACACGATCCGGGTGGTGGAGTCCACCTTCGTTACGCCCAATCTCCTTACCTGTACGCTGAGCTGA
- a CDS encoding PilW family protein: MNDRLAFAGRRVRGVSLIELMVAMALGLLVALGIVNIFTTTTGSSQSQTQLARLQESGRFAVTSLANDLRMANGQYCSNMGGQSAPLANGAVTLDRYLRTPQVIVSGAALQAALSDNTTTWATKSGSNTYPASPTAPFSLPSWFGMRGYDCTVTACAPVDPARPANTSGAIPAQGTATGSRVIGSDIITVRYVDGARGWTLDGVNSRMTLTGQAVTSVTVSPATGEPPLTDIKGGDLMMLADCNGAQVFSAKVAGAVVTADSNYTPLAQPSGVSPRLFDFNRDYQTVTYYLQVVDDNNGAKTGALMRRLNGVSAEVVRGVERLDFLYGVMDANGNTSFRTASDIDNATGCASSAVATLGGDPGCLWRSVQSIEVHLLMDGQKPLFSLTDTDMQYQYFGDAGVSGLSSPDDASRTVKPSQQGFDNHMLRREFSTLVSVRNYNP; the protein is encoded by the coding sequence GTGCGCGGCGTGTCCCTCATCGAGCTGATGGTGGCGATGGCGCTTGGCCTGCTCGTCGCGCTGGGTATCGTCAACATCTTCACCACGACCACCGGCAGCAGCCAGTCGCAGACCCAGCTGGCCCGCTTGCAGGAAAGCGGTCGCTTCGCGGTCACCTCGCTCGCCAACGACCTGCGCATGGCCAACGGCCAGTACTGCTCGAACATGGGTGGGCAGTCCGCTCCGCTGGCCAACGGCGCGGTGACCCTGGACCGCTACCTGCGGACGCCCCAGGTGATCGTATCGGGCGCGGCATTGCAGGCCGCGCTTAGCGACAACACCACGACATGGGCGACGAAGAGCGGTTCGAATACCTACCCCGCGTCGCCGACGGCACCGTTCTCACTGCCCTCGTGGTTCGGCATGCGCGGGTATGACTGCACGGTGACGGCCTGTGCGCCGGTCGATCCCGCCCGCCCGGCCAACACCAGTGGCGCGATTCCCGCACAGGGCACCGCCACCGGCTCGCGCGTGATCGGCAGCGACATCATCACGGTCCGCTATGTCGATGGCGCGCGCGGCTGGACGCTCGACGGCGTAAACAGCCGCATGACGCTGACCGGCCAGGCCGTGACCAGCGTGACCGTTTCGCCGGCCACGGGTGAGCCGCCATTGACCGATATCAAGGGCGGCGACCTGATGATGCTGGCCGACTGCAACGGTGCCCAGGTGTTCAGCGCCAAGGTCGCCGGCGCCGTGGTCACGGCCGATTCCAATTACACACCCCTTGCCCAGCCATCGGGCGTCTCGCCACGCCTGTTCGACTTCAACCGCGATTACCAGACGGTGACGTATTACCTGCAGGTGGTCGACGACAACAATGGCGCCAAAACCGGCGCCCTGATGCGCCGCCTCAATGGCGTGAGCGCCGAAGTGGTTCGCGGCGTGGAACGCCTGGACTTCCTTTACGGGGTGATGGACGCCAATGGGAACACCAGCTTCCGCACCGCGTCGGATATCGACAATGCCACTGGCTGCGCATCGTCCGCCGTGGCGACGCTGGGCGGCGACCCTGGGTGCCTGTGGCGGTCGGTACAAAGCATCGAGGTCCATCTGCTGATGGATGGGCAGAAACCGCTATTCAGCCTCACCGACACCGACATGCAATACCAGTATTTCGGCGACGCCGGCGTCAGTGGGTTGTCGTCGCCCGACGATGCCAGTCGCACCGTGAAACCCAGCCAGCAAGGTTTCGATAACCACATGCTGCGCCGGGAGTTCTCCACGCTCGTATCGGTGAGGAACTACAACCCATGA